The following proteins come from a genomic window of Sorex araneus isolate mSorAra2 chromosome 1, mSorAra2.pri, whole genome shotgun sequence:
- the ZMYM5 gene encoding zinc finger MYM-type protein 5 isoform X2, producing the protein MDKCSVEGLELTEQTPVLLGSTAMAASLMNVGNSFGDQISPLVNRSRNSSIEDDEDDDVVFIDSIHPPSTAPAVTYPRKFVLSKNEKLQGNYSKFLPSSRDLASQKGHIIETIVIDDEEDLETNGENKKISSSFVGWGFPETKNKTKDLDFSTTSLSRSKSKTAVGPFNPGRMNVAGYEFQNGGFTTHHSPGKQFLDIPVSIISS; encoded by the exons ATGGATAAATGTTCAGTGGAAGGATTAGAATTGACTGAACAGACTCCTGTTTTATTGGGGAGTACAGCCATGGCAGCTAGTCTCATGAATGTAGGAAATTCATTTGGTGACCAAATTAGTCCTCTGGTTAATAGGTCTAGAAATTCATCTATAgaagatgatgaggatgatgatgttGTATTTATTGACTCTATACACCCTCCTTCAACTGCTCCAGCGGTAACTTATCCAAGAAAGTTTGTattatcaaaaaatgaaaaactgcaaGGAAATTACtccaaattccttccttcctcaagaGATTTGGCTTCTCAAAAGGGTCATATAATTGAGACAATAGTCATTGATGATGAAGAGGACTTAGAAACAAATGGAGAGAATAAAAAGATTTCTTCCAGTTTTGTTGGATGGGGATTTCccgaaactaaaaacaaaaccaaagatttGGATTTCTCTACTACCAGTCTTTCAAGAAGTAAG AGCAAGACTGCTGTAGGACCTTTTAATCCTGGTAGAATGAATGTGGCAGGATATGAATTTCAGAATGGAGGATTTACGACTCATCATAGTCCTGGTAAGCA